The Prochlorococcus marinus XMU1404 DNA segment AGGGATCTTGAACTTGAGAAAATAAAACTTGACACTCAAAGCAAAATTGATTCCCTAAAAGATGACAACGAAATAAAAGTTTTAATCTCGGAGAATGAAAAGTTAATACACTCAGATTTTAAAAAACTCACTAAGAAATTAATGAGAGCACAAATTATTTCTGATGGGAAAAGAGTTGATGGGCGCGATCTTGATGAGGTCAGAAAGATATCTGCAAATGCAGGAATATTACCTAAGAGAGTGCACGGTTCAGCCTTATTTCAGAGAGGGCTTACGCAAGTTTTATCAACTACGACACTAGGCACACCAAGTGACGCACAAGAGATGGACGATCTTAATCCAAGTACTGAGAAAACTTATCTCCACCATTATAATTTCCCTCCATATTCAGTTGGAGAAACTAGACCGATGAGAACGCCAGGTAGAAGAGAAATTGGCCATGGCGCTCTAGCTGAAAGAGCAATAATTCCAGTTTTACCAGGCAAAGAGACTTTTCCATATGTACTTCGAGTCGTAAGTGAAGTCTTAAGTTCAAATGGATCTACATCAATGGGGTCTGTATGCGGAAGCACACTTTCATTATTAGATGCAGGAGTACCTCTAAAAGCCCCAGTTAGTGGAACAGCAATGGGTTTAATTAAGGAGGATAAAGAAGTTAGGATACTTACAGACATCCAAGGTATTGAGGATTTCCTAGGGGATATGGATTTCAAAGTTGCAGGGACAGAAAAAGGTATCACTGCATTGCAAATGGACATGAAAATAACAGGCTTACCAATATCAGTCATATCTGATGCGATTAAAAAAGCTCGTCCAGCCAGGTTACATATATTAGAAAAAATGCAAGAAGCCATTGACAAACCTCAAGAAACATTATCACCGCATGCTCCAAGGTTGTTAAGCTTCAGAATAGATCCAGAATTAATCGGAACTGTAATTGGCCCTGGTGGAAGGACTATTAAAGGAATTACCGAAAGAACTAACACAAAAATAGATATCGAAGACGGCGGGATTGTTACTATTGCATCGCATGATGGAGCTGCGGCTGAAGAAGCACAAAAAATTATTGAGGGCCTAACAAGGAAAGTTCACGAAGGTGAAATCTTTTCAGGAGTTGTCACAAGAATAATACCAATAGGTGCTTTTGTGGAAATCCTTCCAGGTAAAGAAGGTATGGTACACATTTCTCAGTTATCAGAGGCGAGAGTAGAGAGAGTTGAAGATGTTGTTAGACAAGGGGATGATGTAACCGTTAGAGTTCGTGAGATTGATAGTAGAGGAAGAATTAATCTTACCCTCAGAGGAGTTGCACAAAATGGAGGGATGTCCTATCCACAACCAACTCCTACACCAGTAGCTCCCCTTAATTAAGAATTTAAAGGATATAAATTATTCTGGACAATTATTTCTTTAATTTGTAGGCATATATTTTTATGAATGTGCTTATTATTGGATGCGATAATTATTCCTTCTTGTCTAAAATTTGATTTACCATAGGAAAGCTCTTCATTATCTAAATTTGTAATGGAACCACCAGCTGCTCTTAATATAGCTTCTGGTGCAGCGAAATCCCAATCTTTTGGAGAACTCTCACCTGGCAAACTTAATGAAATATAAATATCGCATTCACCTCTAATAATAGATGCTATTTTGCAACCAATACTTCCCATAACATTTACTTTACTGAACCCAACTTTATTAATTAGATTATTTAAAGATGCATTTTTATGATTTTTACTTGTAACTAATGTCATTTCGCGTAAAGGTTTTTGATTTTGAAATATAGTTTTTATAATTGAACCATCTTTTTTTTCGCACCATACATCTTTACTATCTGTAATCCAAAGTTCACCTCTCTCTGGAATTAAAACTAACCCAAATAAAGGTTTTGATCTATAATTCAAGGCCAAATGCATTGCATAATTTGGCGTACCTTGAATAAAGTCCTTTGTTCCGTCTAATGGATCAAGGATCCAAATCCATTTAGAATTGGTAATAAAATTATCAGCTCCTGTTTTCACATTTTCCTCGCTCAAGATATCCCAATCAACATCATTATAATTCTCACTAATTCTTTGAATTATTAAATCATTTACTTTTATATCTGCAGATGTAACAGGATCTTGCTCATCTTTACTTTTAATTATTTTATCTGCGTTAATGGGGTTTTTTAGGATTCTTGAATAATAAAGCAAAATTTCTGAAGCTTCCCAGCTGAAATTCCTTAGATCATCGATAAGATTATTAATATCTACCCCAATTGGTAATTTAGACACAAAATGAACGTTTATTCCTCATTTTCTCACAGAAGAGAAGAACCTGAAAGTGGCGTTTTATATTTAGTTGGAACACCTATCGGTAATTTGAATGATATATCCTTCAGAGCAATAAATATTCTTAAAAATGTCTCTTTAATTGCTTGTGAAGATACGAGAAAAACAAAAATATTAACCAGCAGGTATGAAATAAGTAATAAACTAATTAGTTTTAATAAGCACAATTCAATAAACCGCATTACTCAAATAGTTAATTATCTAAAAGAGGGGAAATCAGTTGCACTTGTTAGTGATGCAGGGCTACCAAGTATTTGTGATCCTGGAGAAGATCTCGTAAAGATTGCTAAGAAAAATAATTGTGAAACCATTTGCATACCAGGTCCGTCTGCACCATTAACAGCCTTAGTTTCAAGTGGCTTCAATTCATCAAAATTTATTTTTGAGGGTTTTCTACCAAAGAAAAAAATTGAAAGAGAAAAAATACTTGTAGA contains these protein-coding regions:
- a CDS encoding polyribonucleotide nucleotidyltransferase; the encoded protein is MEGQNKSITFDGREIRLTTGLYAPQANGSVMIECGDTSLLVTATKTTKKEVSDFLPLICDYEEKLYAAGRIPGGFMRREGRPPERATLVSRLIDRPMRPLFPSWMRDEIQIVASCLSLDERVPADVLAVTGASIATLVGEIPFYGPMAAVRVGLIGDDFILNPSYREIEKGDLDIVIAGSPDGIVMIEAGANQLSEQDTIEAIDFGYEAVTELIKSQEDLLNDLGIKQIKPIAKEEDKTLATYLEKNCTKSINLILKKFEQTKDERDLELEKIKLDTQSKIDSLKDDNEIKVLISENEKLIHSDFKKLTKKLMRAQIISDGKRVDGRDLDEVRKISANAGILPKRVHGSALFQRGLTQVLSTTTLGTPSDAQEMDDLNPSTEKTYLHHYNFPPYSVGETRPMRTPGRREIGHGALAERAIIPVLPGKETFPYVLRVVSEVLSSNGSTSMGSVCGSTLSLLDAGVPLKAPVSGTAMGLIKEDKEVRILTDIQGIEDFLGDMDFKVAGTEKGITALQMDMKITGLPISVISDAIKKARPARLHILEKMQEAIDKPQETLSPHAPRLLSFRIDPELIGTVIGPGGRTIKGITERTNTKIDIEDGGIVTIASHDGAAAEEAQKIIEGLTRKVHEGEIFSGVVTRIIPIGAFVEILPGKEGMVHISQLSEARVERVEDVVRQGDDVTVRVREIDSRGRINLTLRGVAQNGGMSYPQPTPTPVAPLN
- a CDS encoding 3'(2'),5'-bisphosphate nucleotidase CysQ; translated protein: MSKLPIGVDINNLIDDLRNFSWEASEILLYYSRILKNPINADKIIKSKDEQDPVTSADIKVNDLIIQRISENYNDVDWDILSEENVKTGADNFITNSKWIWILDPLDGTKDFIQGTPNYAMHLALNYRSKPLFGLVLIPERGELWITDSKDVWCEKKDGSIIKTIFQNQKPLREMTLVTSKNHKNASLNNLINKVGFSKVNVMGSIGCKIASIIRGECDIYISLSLPGESSPKDWDFAAPEAILRAAGGSITNLDNEELSYGKSNFRQEGIIIASNNKHIHKNICLQIKEIIVQNNLYPLNS
- the rsmI gene encoding 16S rRNA (cytidine(1402)-2'-O)-methyltransferase yields the protein MNVYSSFSHRREEPESGVLYLVGTPIGNLNDISFRAINILKNVSLIACEDTRKTKILTSRYEISNKLISFNKHNSINRITQIVNYLKEGKSVALVSDAGLPSICDPGEDLVKIAKKNNCETICIPGPSAPLTALVSSGFNSSKFIFEGFLPKKKIEREKILVEISKNKKTTIIFESPHRFNKLLKELKEYCGGQREISVSRELTKKFEEQINNNIDNIIDVFNNRKVIGEITIVIKGLEKSNQLELNKFELKNELEELINAGLSLSAASKYLAKKKNLRKNLIYNLY